In Pseudomonas sp. p1(2021b), the genomic window ACCTCAAGACCCTGGGCATCGAGTACCACATCGTCGAGAAGGACACCTACTCGGTGGTCAAGGAACTGATCCCCGAAGGCAAGACCACTTGCTCGCTGTGCTCGCGCCTGCGCCGTGGCACGCTCTATACCTTCGCCGACGAGATCGGCGCCACCAAGATGGCCCTGGGGCACCATCGCGACGACATCGTCGAGACCTTCTTCCTGAACATGTTCTTCAACGGCTCGCTCAAGGGCATGCCGCCGAAGCTGCGCGCCGACGACGGCCGCAACGTGGTCATCCGCCCGCTGGCCTACTGCAGCGAGAAGGACATCCAGGCCTACTCGGACATGAAGGAATTCCCGATCATCCCGTGCAACCTGTGCGGCTCCCAGGAGAACCTGCAGCGCCAGGTGGTCAAGGAAATGCTGCTGGAATGGGAGCGCAAGCACCCGGGCCGCACCGAGAACATCTTCCGGGCCCTGCAGAATGTGGCGCCGTCGCAACTGGCCGACCGCAACCTGTTCGACTTTACCAGCCTGAAGATCGACGAGAGCGCCACCCCGCGCTTTCTCGACGTGCTGAATATCTGATCCATGCGTGACTACCAGTGGCTGCATGAATACTGCCTGAACCGCTTCGGCTCGGCCCAGGCCCTCGAAGCCTTCCTGCCGCAGCCGCGTACCCCTGCGCAACTGCGCGACATCGGCGATGACCGCTACTTGTCGACGCTGGCCCTGCGCGTATTCCGCGCCGGGCTCAAGCACAGCCTGGTGGATGCCAAATGGCCCGCGTTCGAGCAGGTGTTCTTCGGCTTCGAGCCGCAGAAGGTGGTGCTGATGGGCGCCGAACACCTGGAGCGGCTGATGCAGGACGAACGAATCATTCGCCACCTGGGCAAGCTCAAGAGCGTGCCGCGCAATGCGCAGATGATCCTCGACATCGAGAAGGCGCACGGCAGTTTCGGCGCATTCATCGCCGACTGGCCAGTGACCGACATCGTCGGCTTGTGGAAGTACCTGGCCAAGCACGGCAACCAGCTAGGCGGGCTTTCGGCACCGCGCTTCCTGCGCATGGTCGGCAAGGACACCTTCATCCCCACCGATGACCTGAGCGCGGCCTTGATCGCCCAGGGGGTGATCGACAAGCAGCCCACCAGCCAACGCGACCTGGCATTGGTGCAGCAGGCCTTCAACCAATGGCATGCAGAAAGCGGGCGACCGCTGTGCCAGCTGTCGGTGATGCTGGCGCATACCGTCAACCATTGAGCCCAGAGTTGATCACGCAGATCCCCTGTGGGAGCGGGCTTGTCCCGCGATTGGGCTGCGCGGCAGCCCTAGCGCTCAAAGCCCTTCGCCGGCCAGCCGCCGCTCATGCTGGAACTTCCAGCGCACATACAGCAGCGCACTGACGAACAGCCCCAGGCTCACCAGCACCTCGATCCAGCCGAACACTGCCCGCGCCGGGTCGAACGCCGCCAGTACACCTTTGATGAAATAGAGATTCACCACGAAGCAGGTCCAGGCATGCGCCCGGGCGCCGCCCATCAGCATGCCAGGCAGCAATACGAGCAGCGGCACCAGTTCGATCGCCAGGATCACCTCGACCCGCGCCCCGTGCAGGTCGGCGAACCCCAGGTTGTTCACCACCAGCAGGGCGATCAGGCCGAAGAAGAAGGCCAGGCTCGATGCTCGCGTCAGGCGCAGACGCGGAGCCAGCCACTCCAGCGGCGGCAACACCTTAGGCTTTTTAGCCACGCGCGGCCTCCAAGGCTTTGGCGGTGTTCGCCAGGCGTTGGCCGAGCGCGCGGCACAGGGCGATCTCGTGCGGGTCGAGCTCACGCTTGCCGTCGGCACCGGCATGGTGGCTGGCGCCATAAGGCGTGCCGCCGCCGCGGGTCTCGAGCAACGCCGACTCGCTGTAGGGCAGGCCCAGCACCAGCATGCCGTGGTGCATCAGCGGCAGCATCATCGACAACAGGGTGGTTTCCTGGCCGCCGTGCAGGCTCGCGGTGGAGGTGAACACCGCTGCCGGCTTGCCGACCAGTTCGCCGCCCAGCCACAGGCTGCTGGTGCCGTCGAGGAAGTACTTCAGCGGCGCGGCCATGTTGCCGAAGCGTGTCGGGCTGCCCAGGGCCAGGCCCGCGCAATGGCGCAGATCGTCCAGGGTGGCATAGAGCGCGCCGCTGGCCGGAATGTCCGGCGCCACGGCTTCGCATTCGGTGGAAATCGCCGGCACGGTACGCAGGCGCGCCTCCAGGCCGCCCATCTCGACACCCCGGGCGATATGCCGGGCCATCTCGCTGGTCGAGCCATGGCGGCTGTAGTAGAGAACCAGGACGTAGGGCTCGCTCACGGCAGGATCTCCAGCACTTTCTCAGGCGGGCGGCCGATCACGGCCCTGTCGCCGACGACCAGGATCGGCCGTTCGATCAGTTTCGGGTGCTGGGCCATGGCTTCGATCAGCTGCGCGTCGGTCAATGCCGGGTTGGCCAGGTCCAGGGCCTTGTACTCATCCTCGCCGGTACGCAGCAACTGACGCGGGGCGATGCCCAGCTTGCCGAGCAGGGCCTTGAGCGTGGCGGTGTCCGGCGGGGTCTCCAGGTAGCGCACGATGGTCGGGGCCAGGCCGCGTGCTTCGAGCAGTTCCAGGGCGCCGCGGGATTTCGAGCAGCGCGGGTTATGATAGAGGGTCAGATCAGTCATGACGGGTCGCATCCAGCTGGGTGTGGCGGCTATTCTAACCGCAGCGACTGTGTAGTTTGCTTGAATCTTCTAGAAGGATTGACCCATGGCAAGGCGTTTGGCAGCTGTATTGGCCATCACTGCGAGCCTGTTGCTCGGCGGTTGCGGTGCGGATTACGGCGTGGACCAGCACGGTAATACGGTAAAGGCCGAGCAGATCGATGGGCACTGGGTGGTGCTCAACTACTGGGCCGAGTGGTGCGGCCCGTGCCGCACGGAAATCCCCGAGCTCAACGCAGCGGCCAAGCAGTGGGAGGCCCAGGGCATCAAGGTGGTGGGGGTCAACTTCGACGGGCTGCAGGGGCAGGACCTCAAGCAGGCGGCCGAGACCCTCGGCATCGCCTTCACCGTGCTCGCCCAGGACCCGGCCGAGCGCTACGAGCTGCCGCGCAGCGAGGCGCTGCCGGTGACCTACATCATCGACGACAAGGGCAAGGTGCGTGAGCAGTTGATGGGCGAGCAGACTTTCGAAGGGCTGCAGGCCAGGATCAAGGCGCTCAAGGGCGGCGCCTGATCGATTCCGGGGCTGCTTGGCAGCCCATCGCGGCACAAGGCCGCTCCTACAGGCTGGTGTAGGCGCGGCCTTGTGCCGCGAAAGGGGCGCGAAGCGCCCCCGATCATTTCAGCCTTCCTCAGGCCAGAACCGCAGCGGCTTGCCCTCGGCCGGCCAGAAGCGGATCTGCTCGATCGGCGAGACGTCCCAGCGCTGCACGGTCTCCAGCGCCTGCAGGAAGCGTTTTTCCTGGTCCATCAACGCCGGTGCGCACAGCTTGCGGGTCTTGCCGACCTTGCCGAAGCTGATGCGGTCGCCTTCCAGGGTATAGGGCGCGAACCAATGGTTGCAGCCAGCATTGCCATAGGCGCGGCCGTCCTCGCCCAGAATCAGGGTCAGGTGGCTGTAGTCGATCAGCGGACGTTCGCCGATCCACTCCAGCACATAGCCGTGCTCCTGCTGCAGGGGCGACGGTTCGGACGCACAACCCCCCAGTGCGGCGGCAGCCAATGCGGCGCTCAACAACTGTCTCACTGCGCGCTCCCCTGGCAAGCCGGGCACAGGTGCCGTTCGCCCTGGCTGCTCCAGCCCAGTTCGGCGATACGCGCGCTGGCGGCCGGCTGGCGAGCCTTCTTGCCAAGCTTGGCGTCCACGGCGAACTCGAAGTCCAGCTGGGCCTGGCAAGCGTCGCACGTGACCTGCCAGTTGAGGATCTCCAGCTCGTTGAACACCGGGCCGCTGGCCACGGCGACCCACTGGCCGCGAGGGTTGATCAGGTGGCGCACGCTTTCCACGGTCAGGCGCATGGACAGGTCCTTGCTGCCCTTGAGGGTCACCAGTAGGACATCGTCCTTGTGCATCGAGCCACCGTTGCCGGTCACCTGGTAGCGGCCGGGCACCAGGGCACGGCATTCGATCAGCGTGTGTTGCGGGTTGAATAGGGTGTAGCGGAAATCGTGTTCGACCATGGGTCCTCCAGAATTGCCGCGTATCCTAGCACTAACCCATGACCAGATTCTGCGCATCGCCTGCCGCCCAGCGGACGATATTGTCCAGGGTGGTGGCGGCGATGGCATCCAGGGCTTCGCGGGTAAGAAACGCCTGGTGCGCGGTGACGATCACGTTGGGGAAGGTCAGCAGCCGGGCCAGTACGTCATCTTGCAGCGGCAGGTCGGAACGGTCCTCGAAGAACAGCTGGGCTTCCTCTTCATAGACGTCCAGGCCCAGGTAGCCCAGCTGGCCGCTCTTGAGCGCGTCGACCAGGGCGGGGGTGTCGACCAGCGCGCCGCGCCCGGTGTTGATCAGCATGGCGCCGGGTTGCAGTTGGGCAAGGCTTTGCGCGTTGATCAGGTGGCGTGTCTGCTCGGTCAGCGGGCAGTGCAGGCTGATGATCCGCGCTTGGCGCAGCAGTTCGGGCAGCGGC contains:
- a CDS encoding META domain-containing protein, producing the protein MRQLLSAALAAAALGGCASEPSPLQQEHGYVLEWIGERPLIDYSHLTLILGEDGRAYGNAGCNHWFAPYTLEGDRISFGKVGKTRKLCAPALMDQEKRFLQALETVQRWDVSPIEQIRFWPAEGKPLRFWPEEG
- the ttcA gene encoding tRNA 2-thiocytidine(32) synthetase TtcA, with amino-acid sequence MGTLSVNQNKLQKRLRRLAGEAITDYNMIEDGDKVMVCLSGGKDSYTMLDVLLHLQKVAPIQFEIVAVNMDQKQPGFPEHVLPAYLKTLGIEYHIVEKDTYSVVKELIPEGKTTCSLCSRLRRGTLYTFADEIGATKMALGHHRDDIVETFFLNMFFNGSLKGMPPKLRADDGRNVVIRPLAYCSEKDIQAYSDMKEFPIIPCNLCGSQENLQRQVVKEMLLEWERKHPGRTENIFRALQNVAPSQLADRNLFDFTSLKIDESATPRFLDVLNI
- a CDS encoding DNA-3-methyladenine glycosylase I; amino-acid sequence: MRDYQWLHEYCLNRFGSAQALEAFLPQPRTPAQLRDIGDDRYLSTLALRVFRAGLKHSLVDAKWPAFEQVFFGFEPQKVVLMGAEHLERLMQDERIIRHLGKLKSVPRNAQMILDIEKAHGSFGAFIADWPVTDIVGLWKYLAKHGNQLGGLSAPRFLRMVGKDTFIPTDDLSAALIAQGVIDKQPTSQRDLALVQQAFNQWHAESGRPLCQLSVMLAHTVNH
- a CDS encoding DUF2069 domain-containing protein, translating into MAKKPKVLPPLEWLAPRLRLTRASSLAFFFGLIALLVVNNLGFADLHGARVEVILAIELVPLLVLLPGMLMGGARAHAWTCFVVNLYFIKGVLAAFDPARAVFGWIEVLVSLGLFVSALLYVRWKFQHERRLAGEGL
- the wrbA gene encoding NAD(P)H:quinone oxidoreductase, yielding MSEPYVLVLYYSRHGSTSEMARHIARGVEMGGLEARLRTVPAISTECEAVAPDIPASGALYATLDDLRHCAGLALGSPTRFGNMAAPLKYFLDGTSSLWLGGELVGKPAAVFTSTASLHGGQETTLLSMMLPLMHHGMLVLGLPYSESALLETRGGGTPYGASHHAGADGKRELDPHEIALCRALGQRLANTAKALEAARG
- a CDS encoding TlpA disulfide reductase family protein: MARRLAAVLAITASLLLGGCGADYGVDQHGNTVKAEQIDGHWVVLNYWAEWCGPCRTEIPELNAAAKQWEAQGIKVVGVNFDGLQGQDLKQAAETLGIAFTVLAQDPAERYELPRSEALPVTYIIDDKGKVREQLMGEQTFEGLQARIKALKGGA
- the arsC gene encoding arsenate reductase (glutaredoxin) (This arsenate reductase requires both glutathione and glutaredoxin to convert arsenate to arsenite, after which the efflux transporter formed by ArsA and ArsB can extrude the arsenite from the cell, providing resistance.) codes for the protein MTDLTLYHNPRCSKSRGALELLEARGLAPTIVRYLETPPDTATLKALLGKLGIAPRQLLRTGEDEYKALDLANPALTDAQLIEAMAQHPKLIERPILVVGDRAVIGRPPEKVLEILP